A genomic segment from Nitrospira sp. encodes:
- a CDS encoding Oligoendopeptidase F-like protein codes for MAVSHKTVPSARTGRPAGIRKFADHWELSDLVVDPVKQFDRYLKDLEEKVSRFEAARKDLAATMPEQTFLDLLTLTEQITGDSARLEAYAYLWFSEDTKQLQARSFKNKVEEQLTALQNRLLFFDLWWQSVDEPNAERLMAQSGDFRYHLETIRRFKPHTLSEPEEKIINVKNITGRSAVHQLYDVVTNGFTFTLRVGGKNKTMNRETLTTYLRNPNGTIREAAYREMYRVYEAQQDLLGELYKTLVGDWKVENLQLRHFATPLASRNLSNDIPDRAVDALLSVCMKNAPIFQRYFGLKARLCHIKTMNRYHIYAPHRAEQKTYRYGDAVRMVLDAYHGFSPRLAELAQRVFVDRHIDARTKPGKMGGAYCYSATPGLTPYVLLNFTGEARDIATMAHELGHAVHGMMAERHSVFTFHSTLPLAETASVFGERILSDALMASETGKTVKQSLLVNQLDDIYATVMRQAYFVAFERTAHDMVAQGATTTDLAETYLALLRRQFGKSLRVPQEFRWEWLTIPHIYASPFYCYAYSFGNLLVLALYRMYQEQGRAFVPKYLELLAAGGSKAPQAILSEVGVDMNAEAFWQSGFDAISGMVDQLERAM; via the coding sequence ATGGCCGTTTCACACAAGACCGTCCCTTCCGCCCGAACAGGTCGTCCGGCCGGCATCCGCAAGTTTGCCGACCATTGGGAACTCTCCGACTTGGTCGTCGATCCGGTCAAACAATTCGATCGTTACCTGAAGGACCTCGAGGAGAAGGTCTCTCGATTCGAAGCGGCCCGCAAGGACCTGGCCGCCACGATGCCGGAACAGACCTTCCTGGATCTCTTGACCCTGACGGAACAGATCACGGGGGATTCCGCACGGCTCGAGGCATATGCCTACCTGTGGTTCTCCGAAGATACGAAACAGCTGCAAGCCCGGTCGTTCAAAAACAAAGTGGAGGAACAGCTCACCGCTCTCCAGAACCGGCTGCTGTTCTTCGACCTATGGTGGCAGAGTGTGGATGAGCCGAATGCCGAACGGTTGATGGCGCAGAGCGGAGACTTCCGCTATCACCTGGAAACGATCCGGCGATTCAAACCACATACCCTCTCGGAGCCGGAAGAGAAGATCATCAACGTCAAGAACATCACCGGCCGGAGCGCCGTGCATCAGCTCTATGACGTCGTCACCAACGGCTTCACCTTCACGCTGCGCGTCGGCGGGAAGAACAAGACGATGAATCGCGAGACCTTGACGACCTATCTCCGTAACCCGAACGGCACGATACGCGAGGCCGCCTATCGGGAAATGTATCGAGTCTACGAAGCTCAACAGGATCTACTCGGCGAACTCTACAAAACCTTGGTCGGCGACTGGAAGGTCGAGAACCTCCAACTGCGACATTTCGCCACGCCCCTGGCCTCCCGAAACCTCAGCAACGACATTCCTGATCGAGCCGTGGACGCCCTTCTGTCGGTATGCATGAAAAACGCCCCGATCTTTCAGCGCTATTTCGGCTTGAAGGCCCGTCTGTGCCATATCAAGACGATGAACCGCTACCATATCTATGCGCCGCATCGGGCTGAACAGAAGACCTACCGGTACGGGGATGCGGTCCGGATGGTGTTGGATGCGTACCACGGCTTCTCGCCGCGCCTCGCGGAATTGGCACAACGCGTGTTCGTCGACCGTCACATCGACGCCCGGACCAAACCCGGCAAGATGGGCGGCGCCTACTGCTACAGTGCGACCCCCGGTCTGACGCCCTATGTGTTGCTGAATTTCACCGGCGAGGCCCGTGACATCGCCACCATGGCCCATGAATTGGGCCATGCCGTCCACGGGATGATGGCCGAGCGACACAGCGTGTTCACCTTCCACTCGACCCTGCCGTTGGCGGAAACGGCCTCGGTCTTCGGCGAACGGATCCTCTCGGACGCCCTGATGGCCTCCGAAACCGGCAAGACGGTGAAGCAGAGCCTGCTCGTCAACCAGTTGGACGACATCTATGCCACCGTCATGCGGCAGGCTTATTTTGTCGCCTTCGAACGGACCGCCCACGACATGGTGGCGCAGGGCGCGACGACGACGGACTTGGCCGAGACCTATCTGGCGTTGTTGCGCCGACAATTCGGCAAATCGTTGCGAGTCCCGCAAGAGTTCCGATGGGAATGGCTCACCATCCCGCACATCTATGCGAGCCCGTTTTATTGTTACGCCTATAGTTTCGGCAACCTGCTCGTGTTGGCGCTCTACCGTATGTACCAGGAACAGGGCCGCGCATTTGTTCCGAAATATCTGGAGCTACTGGCGGCCGGCGGTTCGAAGGCTCCGCAGGCGATTCTGTCGGAGGTGGGTGTCGACATGAATGCCGAAGCCTTCTGGCAATCGGGATTCGATGCGATTTCAGGGATGGTCGATCAACTTGAACGGGCGATGTGA
- a CDS encoding HtrA protease/chaperone protein, which translates to MRRHDWSRYQRFLSHLAVSVAVICALAASAQASRERVELDEHRTIDLYQRLAPATVLLSITYDSTHPLLSPPTAGLGAGFVVDDAGTVLTNSHVVDGAGTVTATLYNGQRVAASLVGLDPASDVAVLQLAAERPAIVPVPLGDSDALHIGQQTMVVGSPFGLGFTLTTGIISGVGPAQGMAPFTPSRLIQTTAPLNPGNSGGPLVDSQGRVVGIATATLMGAQNIGFAIPINTAKQVLAELKEKGRVVRPWLGITGKFVTEDLQRLLTLPLASGLLVEDVEDGSPAEEAGFKTGRLSLTIEGVPWVLGGDIVVALHGRSIPTAAAFADAVSRFHAGQEIQVEIMRDGQRLEKAVVLRERPLYQRRVKPHPQQQVSDTMPRGFRRSIGAQESSF; encoded by the coding sequence ATGAGGCGTCACGACTGGTCAAGGTATCAGAGGTTTCTCTCGCATCTGGCCGTGAGCGTCGCCGTGATCTGTGCGCTCGCGGCCTCTGCGCAGGCGTCGCGTGAGCGGGTCGAGTTGGACGAACATCGGACGATCGACCTGTACCAACGGCTCGCTCCCGCCACCGTCTTGCTCTCCATCACGTACGACTCAACCCATCCGCTGCTGAGCCCGCCTACCGCCGGGTTGGGAGCGGGGTTCGTCGTCGATGATGCCGGCACGGTTTTGACGAACAGCCATGTCGTCGATGGGGCAGGGACGGTGACCGCCACGCTGTACAATGGACAACGGGTCGCCGCATCGTTGGTCGGATTGGATCCCGCGTCGGATGTGGCGGTCCTTCAGCTTGCGGCGGAGCGACCTGCGATCGTTCCCGTTCCGCTCGGCGATTCCGACGCCCTGCATATCGGCCAACAGACCATGGTGGTGGGAAGCCCGTTCGGCCTCGGGTTTACCTTGACGACCGGCATCATCAGCGGGGTGGGACCGGCGCAAGGCATGGCGCCGTTCACGCCTTCGCGCTTGATTCAAACCACCGCGCCGCTCAACCCCGGCAACAGCGGAGGACCTTTGGTGGATTCCCAAGGCCGGGTGGTCGGTATCGCGACGGCTACCTTGATGGGTGCGCAAAATATCGGGTTCGCCATTCCGATCAATACCGCGAAGCAGGTGCTGGCCGAGTTGAAGGAAAAGGGTCGGGTCGTGCGCCCCTGGCTCGGGATCACGGGAAAATTCGTGACCGAAGACCTCCAACGCCTGTTGACCTTGCCGCTCGCGAGCGGGCTGTTGGTGGAAGATGTCGAGGACGGGAGCCCCGCCGAGGAAGCAGGCTTCAAGACGGGGCGGTTGAGCCTGACGATCGAGGGGGTACCGTGGGTGTTGGGCGGGGATATCGTGGTCGCGCTTCATGGACGATCGATTCCCACGGCGGCGGCCTTTGCGGATGCGGTGTCGCGGTTTCACGCGGGACAGGAGATTCAGGTCGAAATCATGCGGGATGGGCAGCGACTGGAGAAGGCGGTGGTGCTCCGCGAACGGCCGTTGTACCAGCGTCGAGTGAAGCCTCACCCTCAACAGCAGGTGTCGGATACCATGCCTCGAGGATTCAGACGGTCGATCGGTGCACAGGAGTCGTCGTTCTGA
- a CDS encoding Radical SAM domain protein, protein MRVLLVHPGPLMYTKIYLRLEPLGLELVAEAARRDGHEVQLIDLQVDTQRTYVGLLESWKPEVVAFSCNYLANVPEVVDLAKLTKARLPQSFVLVGGHSASFIAKELLRHGAGSIDCVLKGEGEAAVPLLLQAVEYDRHALSLVPGCVTLDGEGPAPAFVEDLDDLRPARDLVRHRHKYFIGVLDPCASIEFTRGCPWDCSFCSAWTFYGRSYRAVSSDKIVDDLARIQEPGVFIVDDVAFIQEKHAFDIGEAIARKDIRKQYYLETRGDVLLRHKEVFKFWTTLGLKYMFLGIEAIDEEGLAKHRKRVSLGKNFEALEFARTLGVTVAINLIADPSWDRKRFEVIRQWCLEIPEIVNISVNTPYPGTESWVTESRPIQSRDYRLFDIQHAVLPTTLPLPDFYDELVKTQQVLNKKHLGWTALKSTATIAARHLLHGQTNFVKMLWKFNSVYDPNLQLADHARPVTYEMDLPPVAPARVSQQLLYIHAAKGRRGRALDDATERFVDETREAAVGGE, encoded by the coding sequence ATGAGAGTACTGCTCGTTCATCCCGGTCCGTTGATGTATACCAAGATTTACCTGCGCCTGGAGCCCTTGGGGCTCGAATTGGTCGCGGAGGCTGCTAGGCGCGACGGTCATGAGGTGCAGCTCATCGACCTGCAAGTCGATACGCAGCGGACCTATGTCGGACTGCTTGAAAGCTGGAAGCCCGAGGTCGTCGCGTTCTCGTGTAATTACTTGGCGAATGTCCCGGAGGTCGTCGACCTTGCGAAACTGACGAAGGCACGCCTTCCGCAGAGCTTTGTACTCGTCGGCGGACATAGTGCCTCGTTTATCGCGAAGGAACTGCTTCGACACGGAGCGGGCAGCATCGATTGCGTACTCAAAGGCGAAGGCGAAGCCGCGGTCCCGTTGTTGCTGCAAGCGGTCGAATATGATCGTCATGCTCTTTCTCTGGTGCCTGGTTGTGTGACGCTGGATGGAGAAGGGCCGGCCCCGGCGTTCGTGGAGGACCTTGACGACCTGCGACCGGCCCGCGATCTCGTTCGCCATCGACACAAATATTTCATCGGGGTGTTGGACCCCTGCGCGTCGATCGAATTCACGCGCGGTTGCCCTTGGGACTGCTCCTTCTGCAGCGCTTGGACGTTCTACGGGAGGAGTTACCGCGCGGTCAGCAGCGACAAGATCGTGGACGATCTGGCGCGAATCCAAGAGCCCGGTGTCTTCATCGTCGATGACGTGGCCTTCATTCAAGAAAAACACGCCTTCGACATCGGAGAAGCCATTGCCAGAAAGGACATCCGGAAACAGTATTATTTGGAGACCAGAGGCGATGTTTTGTTGCGTCACAAGGAGGTCTTCAAATTCTGGACGACACTCGGGTTGAAATACATGTTCCTCGGCATCGAGGCCATCGACGAAGAGGGTTTGGCCAAACACCGCAAACGTGTGTCGTTGGGGAAAAACTTCGAAGCGTTGGAATTCGCCCGTACGCTGGGCGTCACGGTTGCCATCAATCTGATCGCCGATCCCTCCTGGGATCGGAAGCGATTCGAGGTCATCCGCCAGTGGTGCCTGGAGATTCCTGAGATCGTCAATATCAGCGTGAATACTCCCTATCCTGGGACGGAAAGCTGGGTGACCGAATCCCGCCCGATCCAGTCGCGGGATTATCGTCTCTTCGATATTCAACATGCCGTTTTGCCGACTACGCTGCCGCTTCCGGATTTCTATGACGAATTGGTGAAGACGCAGCAGGTGTTGAACAAAAAACACCTGGGTTGGACGGCGCTCAAATCCACGGCGACGATCGCTGCGCGACACCTGCTGCATGGGCAGACGAATTTCGTCAAGATGCTGTGGAAGTTCAACAGCGTCTACGATCCGAACCTGCAGCTGGCCGATCATGCCAGGCCGGTGACGTACGAGATGGACCTGCCTCCTGTCGCTCCGGCACGGGTGAGCCAACAGTTGCTCTATATCCATGCGGCGAAGGGGCGGCGTGGGCGCGCCCTCGATGACGCCACGGAGCGGTTCGTGGACGAGACGCGAGAGGCTGCGGTCGGGGGAGAATGA